AGTGCGATCATTATGCGGCCGATATTACGCGTACTTTTCCTGTCTCGGGACGTTTCAGCGAGCCGCAGAAACTGCTTTATCAGCTGGTTCTCGAAGCGCAGGCTGCAGCTATCGAACAGATCAAGCCCGGCGTGCCCTGGCATCTGGCGCACGATGCCTCGGTTGAGGTGCTGACCAAAGGTCTCGTATCCTTGGGGCTTCTCAAAGGCCGAGTGCCTACGCTGATCAAGAACGAAAAGTACAAGCAGTTCTATATGCACCGGATAGGTCATTGGCTGGGCATGGATGTGCATGATGTGGGCGACTACAAGGTCGACAAGGAATGGCGGCTGCTGGAGCCCGGCATGGTGCTGACCATAGAACCGGGGCTGTACATACCGGCAAACTGTGAAACTGTCGATGAGAAATGGCGCGGAATAGGCATCCGGATTGAGGACGATCTGGTGGTCACGACGCAGGGATACGAGGTTTTGACGGCCGGCGTGCCCAAAACCATAGCAGAAATTGAAGCGTTGATGCAGGCGGACTGATGCAACAGGATTACGATTTACTCATTGTAGGCGGCGGTCTGGCCGGCAACTGTCTGGCGCTGGCGTTGAAAGATACCGGCCTGCGCATGGCGATTATTGAAGCCAATACCCGCGAACAGCTCTATGCTTCCCCGGCCGGCGACAGGGCTCTGGCCTTGGCCGGCGGCACGGTAAAAATGCTGGAAGCGCTGGGCATCTGGCAGGGCGTACGCCAGGCGGCCACGGCGATAAAAAATATTCATATCTCGGATCGCGGCCATTTCGGCAAGACCCGACTGTCTGCACAACAGGAACATGTCGATGCGCTGGGTTATGTGATTTCGGCGCGCGACATTGAAACGCATGTGGCCCGGCTTGCCGGTGAGGCCAATATCGAGCTGATTTGCCCGGCCCGCGTTGTCGGCTTGATGTCCGGCGATAATGCAATTCATGTCAGCCTGAAACGCGGGGATGAGTCGTTCAGCCTGTCGGCTAAATTGCTGGTCGGCGCCGACGGCGGCCAGTCATCGGTGCGCAAACTGTTGGACATCGACCAGAAAGTCACCGAGTATGGGCAGACGGCGCTGGTCACTACCGTCAAAACCTCCGTGCCGCACAACAATACCGCGTATGAGCGTTTTACGGCTTTCGGGCCGCTTGCCCTGCTGCCGGACGGCAACAGCGAATGCGCCGTGGTCTGGACAAGAACCGATGAAGATGCGCAGGCGTTGATGGCAGGCAGCGAGAAAGACTTTCTGAGCGAGCTTCAGGAATGCTTCGGTTACAGGCTGGGTGAACTTGCCCTGGCCGCTCCCAGGCGGACTTTTCCGTTGTCGCTGATACGTGCGGAAAAAATGGTTTCAGGGCGGGCCGTCATTATCGGCAATGCCGCCCATCAACTGCATCCGGTAGCGGGGCAGGGCTTTAACCTGGGATTG
This is a stretch of genomic DNA from Methylobacter sp. YRD-M1. It encodes these proteins:
- the ubiH gene encoding 2-octaprenyl-6-methoxyphenyl hydroxylase, with product MQQDYDLLIVGGGLAGNCLALALKDTGLRMAIIEANTREQLYASPAGDRALALAGGTVKMLEALGIWQGVRQAATAIKNIHISDRGHFGKTRLSAQQEHVDALGYVISARDIETHVARLAGEANIELICPARVVGLMSGDNAIHVSLKRGDESFSLSAKLLVGADGGQSSVRKLLDIDQKVTEYGQTALVTTVKTSVPHNNTAYERFTAFGPLALLPDGNSECAVVWTRTDEDAQALMAGSEKDFLSELQECFGYRLGELALAAPRRTFPLSLIRAEKMVSGRAVIIGNAAHQLHPVAGQGFNLGLRDVVALAEMLIQQYGDGLDIGAADFLNRYARVRQKDHSLVIGFTDNVVRIFSNEWLALALVRNIGLTLLDHIPAAKALLARQAMGLVGRMPRLGSRR